Proteins encoded together in one Luteibaculum oceani window:
- a CDS encoding universal stress protein: protein MKHIVIPTKSFEDTLFTFRYAKMWYGIDNVQYRLLNAFEEPSKSADMVISIKDLLHEESKKILEEQKKEILNSFPDAKDCITTTSIYGEISEAINRLNQQHAVDTVVMATTGAGKLKRFFGGSNTAKVVANVSCPVLSVPYKYQQLEAPTEICLCLDYETIPQQTLLTKIKLLANSKNCKVTVLHIDTPKKDKKENLYESEVKSMIALHLSSVDFEIKSYAAESVSRGILEYVKINSPSLLVMIAHPHNYLQKILNASQSKLLTNLSNVPLLVYHE from the coding sequence ATGAAGCACATTGTTATTCCCACCAAATCTTTCGAAGACACCCTGTTCACTTTCCGTTATGCAAAAATGTGGTACGGCATCGATAATGTCCAATATCGATTACTAAACGCGTTTGAAGAACCCTCCAAAAGCGCCGACATGGTAATTTCCATTAAAGATTTATTACACGAGGAATCGAAAAAAATTTTAGAAGAACAGAAAAAGGAAATTTTAAATTCCTTTCCTGATGCCAAAGACTGTATCACAACTACCTCTATTTATGGAGAAATCTCGGAAGCTATAAATCGTTTAAACCAACAACACGCAGTAGACACAGTGGTAATGGCCACAACGGGGGCTGGGAAATTGAAAAGGTTTTTTGGAGGAAGTAATACCGCTAAAGTTGTTGCCAATGTTAGTTGTCCAGTACTAAGTGTCCCATACAAATACCAACAACTTGAAGCGCCCACGGAAATATGCTTGTGCCTAGATTATGAGACTATCCCCCAGCAAACCCTTCTTACCAAAATAAAATTACTTGCCAACAGTAAAAACTGTAAGGTTACCGTATTGCATATAGACACGCCTAAAAAGGATAAAAAAGAAAATCTGTACGAATCTGAAGTCAAATCTATGATAGCACTACATTTGAGCTCAGTAGATTTTGAAATTAAATCTTATGCAGCAGAATCTGTCTCCAGAGGTATTTTAGAATACGTAAAAATCAATAGCCCCTCTCTCCTTGTAATGATCGCTCACCCCCATAATTACTTGCAGAAAATTTTAAATGCTAGCCAAAGTAAATTGCTCACCAATTTGAGTAATGTTCCCCTTTTGGTGTACCACGAATAA
- a CDS encoding M56 family metallopeptidase: MNWINLIEIQGLIILFAAIYRFGLSQHGCFKFNRWYLLLTPFVAIGISLIEIKSNPQIAAINLAEFAVSQEITGLQNNIESQHFNPLFLYLPISLVILMVITFQLVKIYHKSTPISGYPIPTRLNTNLPGPFTIFTTLYTPTAQVNNEIIAHESVHIRDKHYVDLILLHIAALVFWINPASWLLIKFAKLNHEFLADQKVIRGEIDGVKYKESLLQQVLNTRVPMVSHGFLNLNELKTRIKMMNTKNHKKQAWKTLYWTIPAILLVVIACNQKPAIEESIPVLDIAEEMPKFEGGDQALFKFLSENIAYPKEAVKDSVQGVVFVSFVVDEKGQVTEPTILKGIHPRLDEEALNIIEKMPDWTPGKDKGAPVKVKYNLPIKFVLE, translated from the coding sequence ATGAACTGGATTAATCTTATTGAAATTCAAGGATTAATTATCCTTTTTGCTGCCATATATCGTTTCGGTTTATCGCAGCATGGTTGCTTTAAATTTAACCGTTGGTACTTGCTGTTAACCCCTTTTGTTGCCATTGGAATTTCCTTAATAGAAATAAAAAGCAATCCACAAATAGCGGCTATAAACCTCGCGGAGTTTGCTGTCAGCCAAGAAATTACTGGGTTACAGAATAATATAGAGAGCCAGCACTTTAATCCGCTTTTCTTGTACCTACCAATTTCCCTTGTGATCCTCATGGTAATTACTTTCCAGTTAGTCAAAATCTATCATAAATCGACTCCCATAAGTGGTTATCCCATCCCAACCAGATTAAACACCAATCTGCCGGGGCCATTCACCATTTTCACCACACTTTATACACCTACAGCCCAAGTAAATAATGAAATAATAGCCCACGAATCCGTTCATATTCGAGACAAACATTACGTGGATTTAATATTGCTACATATAGCTGCCTTAGTATTTTGGATAAATCCCGCGTCTTGGCTTCTAATAAAATTTGCCAAGCTAAACCACGAGTTTTTAGCCGACCAGAAAGTTATACGAGGAGAAATTGATGGAGTTAAATACAAAGAGTCGCTCCTACAACAAGTATTAAACACACGTGTACCCATGGTTTCGCATGGCTTTTTAAATCTCAATGAACTTAAAACCAGAATAAAAATGATGAACACTAAGAACCACAAAAAACAAGCTTGGAAAACACTTTATTGGACTATTCCAGCCATTTTACTCGTAGTAATTGCCTGTAATCAAAAACCAGCAATTGAGGAAAGCATTCCCGTACTTGATATAGCGGAGGAAATGCCAAAGTTCGAAGGCGGTGATCAAGCCTTATTTAAATTTCTATCGGAAAATATTGCCTACCCAAAAGAGGCGGTAAAAGACTCGGTACAGGGCGTAGTATTTGTATCATTCGTTGTGGACGAAAAAGGGCAAGTAACTGAACCGACCATTTTAAAGGGTATACATCCTAGACTAGATGAAGAAGCGCTAAACATAATAGAAAAGATGCCCGATTGGACTCCTGGAAAAGACAAAGGAGCCCCAGTAAAAGTTAAGTACAACCTTCCGATAAAGTTTGTGCTGGAATAA
- a CDS encoding BlaI/MecI/CopY family transcriptional regulator: protein MIELTKAEEEVMQYLWELKKAFVKDIIELYPEPKPAYNTVSTIVRILEKKGFVDHESFGKSHRYYPSIPKEVYKKQSVSKLAKGYFEGSFKSMVSFFLKEKKLSTSDLDEILRELNSEENELD from the coding sequence ATGATTGAATTAACCAAAGCCGAAGAAGAAGTAATGCAGTACTTATGGGAGCTTAAAAAAGCTTTTGTCAAGGACATTATTGAGCTATATCCCGAGCCCAAACCTGCCTATAATACCGTTTCTACTATAGTCCGCATTTTAGAAAAGAAAGGCTTCGTTGATCACGAGTCGTTTGGCAAAAGCCATCGCTACTACCCCTCCATTCCGAAAGAAGTATATAAAAAGCAAAGCGTTTCGAAACTAGCTAAAGGTTATTTCGAGGGAAGTTTTAAATCCATGGTTTCATTCTTTCTAAAAGAGAAAAAACTGAGCACATCAGACTTAGACGAGATATTAAGAGAACTAAATAGCGAAGAAAATGAACTGGATTAA
- a CDS encoding DUF4199 domain-containing protein: protein MDKLAVELKWSAIALILELITGHLSIRYITPETAVFDVGNPLIIGVLAICLYLGILFKKQKYFGGRISFSKAFRTGIIIGFLVAFMQPMLYWIIAMVYANPPQLGNAGSIIGILLLHILLSPLIAFILKRNKPSEEF, encoded by the coding sequence GTGGATAAATTAGCTGTAGAACTCAAATGGTCTGCCATTGCCCTCATCCTGGAATTAATTACAGGTCATCTATCTATTCGTTACATCACCCCTGAAACTGCTGTTTTCGACGTAGGGAACCCTTTGATTATAGGAGTATTGGCGATTTGCCTTTACTTGGGAATACTATTCAAAAAGCAAAAATATTTTGGTGGAAGAATTAGTTTCTCCAAAGCATTTAGAACAGGGATCATTATAGGTTTTTTGGTTGCATTTATGCAGCCAATGTTATATTGGATAATCGCAATGGTCTATGCAAATCCCCCACAACTTGGAAATGCGGGAAGCATTATTGGCATACTACTATTGCACATCTTACTCTCTCCCCTCATTGCCTTTATTCTAAAAAGGAATAAGCCTTCGGAAGAATTTTAG
- a CDS encoding DUF1801 domain-containing protein — MQYKASTPEDYIKQIPEDRIPHFEKLRKTILENLPKGFEEGMQYGHIGYFVPHSIYPDGYHCTPSEPLPFMAIASQKNFVALYHSGIYASQELMDWFVGEYPKHCKRKLDMGKSCIRFKKVEEIPFELIAELCTKMSVEQWISIYESAIKK, encoded by the coding sequence ATGCAGTATAAGGCAAGTACTCCTGAGGATTACATAAAGCAAATTCCAGAAGATCGCATTCCACATTTTGAGAAATTGCGAAAAACTATTCTAGAAAATCTCCCCAAAGGATTTGAAGAAGGCATGCAGTATGGCCATATTGGATATTTCGTGCCGCACAGTATTTACCCAGATGGATATCATTGTACTCCATCAGAGCCACTTCCTTTCATGGCCATTGCCTCGCAAAAAAACTTTGTTGCGCTTTACCATTCTGGTATTTATGCAAGCCAGGAGCTAATGGATTGGTTTGTAGGAGAATATCCTAAACACTGCAAAAGAAAATTAGACATGGGCAAAAGTTGCATTCGATTTAAAAAAGTGGAGGAAATTCCTTTTGAATTGATTGCAGAATTGTGCACAAAAATGTCTGTTGAGCAGTGGATTAGCATTTATGAATCAGCAATCAAAAAATAG
- a CDS encoding DUF2461 domain-containing protein, with amino-acid sequence MAKISKETFSFLKDLEANNNREWFAENKPRYESAKEEFEQFIDELMLGIAEFDNSITHHAPKDCIFRIYRDVRFSKDKSPYKTHFGAHITAAQKRSDIHSKAGYYLHLAPGGTLLAGGAYMPNSDWLKKIRSSIDQDASQLREIINNPDFKKTFGSLGGEKLKTAPRDYPKDHPEIELLKHKSFVVSTNCSDSLVLSETFLNHCVQVFRTLYPFDQYLNNTIE; translated from the coding sequence ATGGCTAAGATCAGTAAAGAAACTTTCTCCTTCCTTAAGGATTTAGAAGCAAATAACAATAGAGAATGGTTTGCAGAGAACAAACCGCGATATGAATCAGCAAAGGAAGAGTTTGAGCAATTTATAGATGAATTGATGTTGGGAATAGCAGAATTCGACAACAGTATTACCCACCACGCACCAAAAGATTGCATTTTTAGAATTTACCGGGATGTTAGATTTTCCAAGGACAAAAGTCCCTATAAAACCCACTTTGGAGCCCATATTACGGCGGCACAAAAGAGATCAGACATTCATTCCAAAGCTGGGTATTACTTGCATTTAGCTCCTGGTGGTACATTGTTAGCAGGCGGTGCCTATATGCCGAATAGTGATTGGTTAAAAAAAATCCGTTCATCCATAGACCAGGATGCCTCCCAACTAAGGGAGATTATTAATAATCCCGACTTTAAAAAAACCTTTGGAAGCTTGGGGGGAGAAAAATTAAAAACAGCTCCAAGAGATTACCCCAAAGATCATCCGGAAATTGAGCTTTTAAAACACAAGAGCTTTGTGGTTAGTACCAATTGCTCAGACAGTCTGGTGCTATCAGAAACTTTTTTAAATCATTGTGTTCAGGTTTTTAGAACCTTATATCCCTTTGACCAATACCTAAACAATACTATTGAATAA
- a CDS encoding adenine nucleotide alpha hydrolase yields the protein MSKSFMNWSSGKDACYSLLAIKPHLKPELLFTTISKELQRVSMHGLHKSLLEQQAKALNIPLRIAELEKSSSHAAYEKLMQEEMAQLKAQGFETAIFGDIFLEDLKLYRERMLSTVPMEAHFPLWKKDSKILAKEIIKSGIKAIVVCVDGQKLPEDFAGRIYNEQFLNDLPEKIDPCGENGEFHTFCFDGPMFKNPVDFELGGINKSTYPVPKGSESHLTEYVFYFRDLIAKHG from the coding sequence ATGAGTAAATCCTTTATGAATTGGAGTTCAGGTAAGGACGCCTGTTATTCACTTTTAGCAATAAAACCCCACTTAAAACCCGAGTTATTATTTACCACTATATCCAAGGAATTGCAAAGAGTAAGTATGCACGGGTTGCATAAGTCACTGCTGGAGCAGCAAGCCAAAGCTTTAAATATTCCGCTCCGAATTGCAGAACTCGAAAAATCGAGTAGTCATGCTGCTTACGAAAAATTGATGCAGGAAGAAATGGCACAGCTTAAGGCCCAAGGATTCGAAACGGCCATTTTTGGGGACATTTTTCTGGAGGACCTAAAGCTTTATCGTGAGAGGATGCTTTCTACCGTTCCCATGGAAGCTCATTTTCCGCTATGGAAGAAAGACAGTAAAATTCTGGCAAAAGAAATTATTAAATCTGGGATAAAAGCCATTGTTGTATGTGTGGATGGGCAAAAATTACCCGAAGATTTTGCCGGTAGAATTTACAACGAACAATTTTTAAATGACCTTCCAGAAAAGATAGATCCCTGTGGAGAAAACGGGGAATTTCATACCTTTTGTTTTGATGGTCCCATGTTTAAAAATCCAGTTGACTTTGAGCTTGGAGGAATAAATAAATCGACCTACCCGGTACCAAAGGGAAGCGAATCACATTTAACTGAATACGTTTTCTATTTTAGAGATCTAATTGCGAAGCATGGCTAA
- a CDS encoding choice-of-anchor L domain-containing protein, translated as MLVRDICLYLVLVVGYIGNTPLIQAQLNVTASNNAAQMAQLLAGQGVVVKNATLNCAGTAAGTFDGGVNALNFTLDEGIVLGTGNVTNANAGGLLCLGTDHGRPGYAPLNSIANATTQDACILEFDVEVTTSTLEFKYVFGSDEYPEYVGSSFNDAFGFYISGPGIAGIQNIGVLPGGGGAPITINTVNNGDTDIGPCINCEFYRADMSSQTQLDGTTSVLTATASVIPCETYHFVLAIADASDGCWDSSVFLEKSSLVSVGVDMTEPVVSGNIGPGRIYENCDSAVYTFHLPNPVLSDYVFEVAIKGTAQNGVDYRFLKDSMVIKAGEQSASYTILPLTDSIVDPGETVEICILDPCTKAELSCETVTIEELEAEITEEQNICYGDSVQLQVSENVNYNYSWSPGNSLSCTDCHNPIAFPNDTTTYFVTFSDQGCSLVREVTVNVAAPSLPTLADTTACIGATKSVDVSTPGFDNYLWTPEYGISSSSSPSVTFTVLDSAVSYMVIATNDLGCELTEEITITPFPAVEATLFPKDVLCFGDASGEIDVVVHSSSPIDSFKWQDGSFAADRVDLFAGDYEVELVDINGCKLILDTVVNQPDTALFVEALQLVPSRCGGPSGRAEGVAFGGTEPYQFQWSQGGDQSISESLLPGVYELTVIDANGCTASDTVEIKADFSDQKDAEIIPFGPFCAGSETFQIQTLMTGGVFSGPGVDSWGLFDPSAAGEGVHAIVHEIVDGYCSDRDTFFVEVSSSFQADINPINPPCALEEMVQLSSVTNGGLYWGTGILDSAFARFYPSHAGPGKHWIYHLVQGECGELDSMEIEVIAPDTGEIVNLPSFCPAGDEAPLVATPNGGTWSGLGVNQQVMFNPRNLGSGRYQVQYIPAAACRIPVDTFVTVVDTLKLTSDVDSTTCFLGSDGSVTLEIMGGLAPFSFDWDPAITSSTSSASNLGAGSYTVQVIDSLGCNAQHAFFVHQPEELKITNVQISNASCSGLCDGEAKIEVQGGTAPFTYSIQPSLGTTSFDGVATYSGLCGGNTFVVFISDANGCTVDTAITISEPTAISVIDSIVPANCNQSNGAIYLNTISGGSTPYSFLWSNNALDTHLVNVVPGSYSLDITDANGCTYSFPYNIDNIAGPSTNLFMDSISCSGGSDGKAWVQIVGGTKPFVVLWSNGSSKDTVNNLSAGLIEVSVVDSAGCEALDSIQILAPTPVILSDIVDTLLCTNEIYQGSFIVTGGNGTNNYRFEINGITQSTANFSLADSGLYLVRAFDNKNCPSNTIDFQVAKRGVLQVSIPKQDSICPGDKAWVSADVQGGKQPYQLNWNSGETQIGWMYQSSPTDSGSATTKLWVVDACNDVDSAVSAIDFYPRPIIQPLILPNSGCEPLTSNFSLPLNTFGEVKWFVNRKLVSRENVFNHEFVSAGSYDIGIEVISNQGCENSLFLEKEIVVYPNPYADISINPSRLSLINNEAFLGLSSTYKLAKAFWSISNELGDTIITTSGLQPFVVFPKIKGDYAVSASFETEFGCLGQSHAFITLASEDILYIPTAFTPNGDGVNDAFAIEVVGVEPSAFSVHIFDRWGEELFSSKDPFFKWDGSYLGELCKGDVYVWAIRYKTLDGKQKNLSGRVTLVR; from the coding sequence ATGTTGGTTAGGGATATTTGTTTGTACTTAGTGTTAGTTGTTGGTTATATCGGAAACACCCCGCTTATCCAGGCACAATTAAATGTGACAGCCAGTAATAATGCTGCTCAAATGGCTCAATTATTAGCTGGACAAGGTGTTGTGGTTAAGAACGCAACCCTTAATTGTGCTGGAACCGCGGCAGGAACCTTCGATGGCGGAGTAAATGCTCTTAATTTTACCTTAGACGAAGGTATCGTTTTGGGTACGGGGAATGTTACCAATGCTAATGCTGGAGGACTGCTTTGCTTGGGAACTGACCACGGTAGACCAGGATATGCTCCTCTTAATTCAATTGCCAATGCAACAACCCAAGATGCGTGTATCCTAGAATTTGATGTAGAGGTTACGACAAGTACCTTGGAGTTTAAGTATGTCTTTGGCTCGGATGAATACCCAGAATATGTAGGATCATCTTTCAATGATGCTTTTGGATTCTATATCAGTGGCCCCGGTATAGCGGGGATTCAAAATATAGGTGTTTTACCTGGTGGTGGAGGTGCTCCAATCACTATTAACACCGTAAATAACGGAGATACTGATATTGGACCCTGCATTAATTGTGAGTTCTATCGGGCAGATATGTCCTCGCAAACTCAATTAGACGGAACCACTAGTGTTTTAACGGCAACAGCCAGTGTTATCCCTTGTGAGACCTATCATTTTGTTTTGGCCATTGCCGATGCAAGCGATGGGTGTTGGGATTCTTCCGTTTTTCTGGAGAAATCAAGTTTGGTTTCCGTTGGAGTGGATATGACAGAACCTGTTGTTTCCGGAAATATTGGACCAGGAAGAATTTATGAGAACTGCGATTCTGCTGTCTACACCTTCCATCTTCCGAATCCTGTTTTAAGTGACTATGTTTTTGAGGTAGCCATAAAAGGAACCGCTCAAAACGGTGTGGACTACCGTTTTTTAAAAGACTCCATGGTGATAAAAGCTGGGGAGCAGTCGGCATCTTACACCATCCTTCCACTAACAGATTCTATTGTAGATCCGGGAGAAACGGTTGAAATATGTATTCTCGATCCTTGTACTAAAGCTGAACTTTCTTGTGAAACGGTAACCATTGAGGAATTAGAAGCTGAAATAACGGAGGAGCAAAATATCTGCTATGGCGATTCTGTGCAGCTTCAGGTTTCCGAAAATGTTAATTACAACTACAGTTGGTCTCCCGGAAATTCGCTTAGCTGCACAGATTGTCATAACCCAATTGCGTTTCCAAATGACACCACTACTTATTTTGTAACGTTTAGTGATCAGGGGTGTAGCTTGGTACGGGAGGTAACGGTTAATGTTGCGGCGCCCAGCTTACCAACATTGGCAGATACCACGGCCTGTATTGGTGCTACGAAATCTGTAGATGTTAGTACCCCTGGATTTGATAATTATCTGTGGACACCCGAATATGGGATTTCCAGTTCCTCCTCGCCTTCAGTAACTTTTACCGTTCTCGATAGCGCAGTGAGTTATATGGTAATTGCTACAAATGACCTAGGTTGTGAGCTGACCGAAGAAATTACCATTACCCCTTTCCCTGCAGTAGAAGCGACACTGTTTCCCAAAGATGTGCTTTGCTTCGGTGATGCTTCGGGAGAAATAGATGTTGTGGTACATTCATCTTCTCCTATCGACAGTTTTAAATGGCAGGATGGAAGTTTCGCAGCAGACCGCGTCGATCTTTTTGCTGGGGATTATGAGGTGGAACTAGTGGACATAAACGGTTGTAAGTTAATCCTCGATACCGTTGTTAATCAGCCTGATACAGCCCTTTTTGTGGAAGCTCTTCAATTGGTTCCGTCTCGTTGTGGTGGTCCTTCAGGTAGGGCCGAAGGTGTAGCTTTTGGAGGTACCGAACCCTACCAGTTTCAGTGGTCGCAGGGTGGAGATCAAAGCATTTCAGAATCACTTCTTCCAGGTGTATATGAGTTAACTGTTATCGATGCTAATGGTTGTACAGCAAGCGATACGGTAGAGATCAAAGCTGATTTTTCTGATCAAAAAGATGCCGAAATTATTCCCTTTGGACCTTTTTGTGCAGGTTCTGAGACCTTCCAAATTCAGACGCTAATGACTGGTGGTGTTTTCTCTGGGCCAGGTGTGGATAGCTGGGGCTTATTCGATCCTAGTGCTGCTGGAGAGGGCGTACATGCCATTGTGCATGAAATTGTTGATGGGTACTGTAGTGATAGAGATACCTTTTTCGTTGAAGTAAGTTCCAGTTTTCAAGCGGATATTAATCCTATAAATCCACCCTGTGCACTAGAGGAAATGGTGCAACTTAGTTCTGTTACCAACGGTGGCTTGTATTGGGGGACAGGAATATTGGATAGTGCGTTTGCCCGTTTTTATCCAAGTCATGCAGGGCCCGGAAAACACTGGATTTATCACCTGGTACAAGGAGAGTGTGGTGAGTTGGATTCAATGGAAATTGAGGTGATCGCCCCGGATACTGGTGAAATTGTTAACCTGCCTAGTTTTTGCCCAGCAGGAGATGAAGCCCCATTAGTAGCAACACCCAATGGTGGAACCTGGAGTGGATTAGGGGTCAATCAACAGGTGATGTTCAATCCAAGAAATTTAGGAAGTGGGCGCTATCAAGTGCAGTATATCCCTGCGGCTGCCTGCCGCATACCAGTTGACACCTTTGTAACTGTGGTGGATACCCTGAAATTGACCTCTGATGTTGATTCTACCACTTGCTTTTTGGGTTCCGATGGAAGTGTTACGCTTGAAATTATGGGCGGACTCGCTCCATTTTCATTCGATTGGGATCCAGCTATAACTTCAAGTACCTCGAGTGCTTCAAATCTTGGGGCCGGAAGTTATACCGTCCAGGTTATCGATAGCCTCGGATGTAATGCGCAGCATGCTTTTTTTGTTCATCAGCCAGAGGAACTTAAAATTACTAATGTTCAGATTAGCAATGCATCCTGTTCAGGACTTTGCGATGGTGAAGCCAAGATTGAGGTTCAGGGGGGAACGGCTCCTTTTACCTACAGCATTCAACCAAGTTTAGGAACAACTTCTTTTGATGGGGTAGCGACTTATTCAGGCCTTTGTGGTGGAAATACCTTTGTTGTTTTCATATCCGATGCCAATGGGTGTACTGTAGATACAGCCATCACAATTAGTGAGCCTACAGCAATTTCAGTTATAGACAGTATTGTTCCTGCAAATTGTAACCAAAGCAACGGAGCTATTTATTTAAACACAATATCGGGTGGAAGTACACCGTATTCATTTTTGTGGAGTAATAATGCATTAGACACCCATTTGGTAAACGTGGTACCAGGTAGCTACTCCCTAGATATTACCGATGCCAACGGTTGTACTTACTCTTTCCCCTACAACATTGATAACATAGCCGGACCTAGCACTAATCTTTTTATGGATTCGATCTCTTGTAGTGGGGGATCCGATGGTAAAGCATGGGTTCAAATAGTAGGGGGGACAAAACCTTTTGTTGTGCTTTGGAGCAATGGCTCATCTAAAGATACGGTTAACAATTTGTCAGCTGGATTAATAGAGGTAAGTGTTGTAGATTCTGCTGGGTGTGAAGCCCTAGACAGTATACAGATTTTGGCTCCCACTCCGGTAATATTATCTGATATTGTCGATACCTTGCTTTGTACCAATGAAATTTATCAGGGGAGTTTTATAGTCACGGGAGGTAATGGGACAAATAATTACCGCTTCGAGATAAATGGTATAACGCAAAGCACGGCTAATTTCAGTTTGGCAGATAGCGGTTTGTACCTGGTAAGGGCTTTCGATAATAAGAATTGTCCCTCGAATACTATAGACTTTCAGGTTGCCAAAAGAGGAGTACTGCAAGTTTCCATACCTAAACAAGACAGCATTTGTCCGGGAGATAAAGCATGGGTAAGTGCAGATGTGCAGGGTGGAAAACAACCCTACCAGCTTAATTGGAATTCGGGCGAAACCCAAATTGGCTGGATGTATCAATCGAGCCCCACGGATAGCGGTTCCGCAACAACCAAGTTGTGGGTAGTGGATGCATGTAACGATGTGGATAGCGCGGTAAGTGCCATAGATTTTTACCCTAGGCCAATAATTCAGCCTCTTATTTTACCCAATTCGGGGTGTGAACCTCTAACTAGCAACTTCAGTTTGCCATTAAATACCTTTGGCGAGGTTAAGTGGTTTGTAAATAGGAAGTTGGTGAGTAGGGAGAACGTATTTAACCACGAATTTGTATCTGCAGGTTCTTATGATATCGGTATTGAGGTTATTAGCAATCAAGGATGTGAAAACTCCCTGTTTTTAGAAAAGGAAATTGTGGTTTATCCTAACCCTTATGCGGATATTTCTATTAATCCCAGTCGTTTGAGCTTAATAAATAACGAGGCATTTTTAGGGCTTTCTAGCACTTATAAATTGGCAAAAGCTTTTTGGAGCATTTCAAATGAGCTGGGCGATACCATCATTACTACTTCTGGATTACAGCCCTTTGTAGTTTTTCCAAAAATTAAAGGGGATTACGCCGTAAGCGCAAGCTTCGAAACGGAATTTGGTTGCTTGGGTCAAAGCCACGCTTTTATTACGCTTGCCAGCGAAGATATCCTGTATATACCTACCGCTTTTACTCCTAATGGAGACGGGGTAAACGATGCTTTTGCCATAGAGGTTGTGGGAGTAGAACCTTCTGCTTTTAGTGTACATATTTTCGATCGATGGGGAGAGGAATTATTCAGTAGCAAGGATCCATTTTTTAAGTGGGATGGTAGCTACCTGGGGGAACTATGTAAGGGGGATGTTTATGTTTGGGCTATTCGCTATAAAACACTAGATGGAAAACAAAAGAACCTAAGTGGAAGGGTTACCCTGGTTCGTTAA
- a CDS encoding glycosyltransferase — protein MDVVIFGLARWDGDYSSTTLSLAKALSKQHRVFYIDNPFTLNAYFKDRKHPRIKKRSQALLWGKNTVVNGLAEYPNLYMHTPPLVLPLNWLPKGGIYLAAKKINDYIVRKSLKKLKREFNIQAPWYINIFNPFYPVKWPCKEKNVNIYYTVDKIENSEYINKHGPYLERIALKKSDFALATSKKLQSHATCYRTTYYLPNAADIELFSKAAENAFEKPKDLSNENREIIIYTGNFSIREDFELINKLSKDHPSRLILLIGPVNTKRHLEYDLEQRENVIFTGPKSLQELPAYLQHAHCAIIPFLCNELTSGIYPLKINEYLASGIPVVSTPFSEDIKGFQEVISLASTPEDFSEAIDREIKSDNAEKRQNRVAFSAKNNWDNRALQLQRIIEEHLAD, from the coding sequence ATGGATGTTGTTATTTTCGGTTTAGCAAGGTGGGACGGAGATTATTCTTCCACCACATTATCTCTTGCAAAAGCGCTAAGTAAACAACACCGAGTATTCTACATCGACAATCCCTTTACTTTAAACGCATATTTTAAGGATAGGAAGCACCCGCGCATAAAAAAGCGTTCCCAAGCCCTTTTATGGGGAAAAAATACGGTCGTAAATGGGTTAGCGGAATACCCAAACTTATACATGCACACGCCTCCATTGGTACTCCCGTTAAACTGGTTACCCAAGGGAGGAATTTATTTGGCGGCTAAAAAAATTAACGACTACATCGTTAGAAAAAGCTTAAAGAAACTCAAGCGAGAATTTAACATCCAAGCACCGTGGTATATAAACATTTTTAACCCCTTTTACCCCGTAAAATGGCCCTGTAAGGAGAAGAATGTAAACATATACTATACCGTAGATAAGATTGAAAACTCCGAATACATTAATAAACACGGCCCATATCTTGAGCGAATTGCTTTAAAGAAATCGGATTTTGCATTAGCCACTTCGAAAAAACTCCAGTCGCATGCCACCTGTTATAGAACCACCTATTACTTGCCTAACGCAGCGGATATAGAACTTTTTTCCAAGGCGGCTGAAAATGCATTTGAGAAACCAAAGGATTTATCAAACGAAAATCGAGAAATCATTATTTATACAGGTAATTTCTCTATTCGGGAAGACTTTGAGCTTATAAACAAGTTGAGCAAAGACCACCCTAGCCGATTAATCCTTTTAATTGGACCGGTTAATACAAAAAGGCATTTAGAGTACGACTTAGAGCAGCGTGAAAATGTGATTTTCACAGGACCTAAATCACTCCAAGAGCTTCCTGCTTACTTACAGCATGCCCATTGTGCAATTATTCCATTTTTATGCAACGAGTTAACCTCTGGAATCTACCCTCTAAAAATTAACGAATATCTAGCCTCAGGAATTCCAGTAGTTTCAACACCTTTCTCAGAAGACATAAAAGGTTTTCAAGAGGTAATCAGCTTAGCATCTACTCCTGAGGATTTTTCGGAGGCCATAGATCGCGAAATCAAAAGTGATAATGCCGAGAAACGACAAAACAGGGTGGCTTTTTCTGCAAAAAACAATTGGGACAACCGTGCACTTCAATTGCAGCGCATCATAGAAGAACATCTAGCCGATTAA